The region gggagagggggggagagggggggagggggggagggggggagagggggggagaggggggggagagggggggagagggggggagagggggaggggggagagggggggaggggggagagggggggagggggggaggggggagggggggggggggggggggaggggggaggggggagggggggagggggggaggggggaggggggagagggggggagggggggaggggggagagggggggagagggggggagagggggggaggggggagaggggggagagggggggaggggggagagggggggaggggggagaggggggagagggggggaggggggagagggggggagagggggggaggggggagaggggggggaggggggagaggggggagagggggggaggggggagagggggggagagggggggaggggggagagggggggagagggggggagggggggagagggggggagagggggggagagggggggaagagggggggaagagggggggaagaggggaagggggagagagagagagagaaagagagagagaaagagagagagagagagagaaagagaggagagtgtgtgtgtgtgtgtgtgtgtgtgtgtgtgtgtgtgtgtgtgtgtgtgtgtgtgtgtaggggttgAGGATGACATTGAGACAAGGAATGATCCCAATTCCATTGCCCTGTCtgagaggagtttgtatgttctccccatgaccacatggtttcctccgggtgctctggtttcctcccaccgtccaaagacgtactggttggtaggttaatttgtcattgtaaattgccctacaatgacaaattaacctaggTTAAATCAGGGGGCTGCTGGGCAGcggggacaaagggcctgttccacactgtatcctgatggggtggggggggaaagaGACTCACCTTTGTCCGCCCATTGATCCCGTAGTTGCCCAGCCGTCCGGAGCTGCAGATAATCAGCTCGTCGATCCTGGCCATCAGCTCGCCGATGCTCGTGCAGTCGGGCTCCGTGCCCTCCACCCAGGCAATCTTGTCGCCCCCGGATGCTGCGGGTGGGGACGCTGAGGGGGCTGACCACCCGGCCGTCCATCAGGGTCCCGTTGCGGTGCAGGGAGAGCACCTCCAGCAGGACCTTGCCGCCCAGCACCGCCCCGAGGAAGTTGTCCTTGACGCAGATGCCGTAGCTGTTCATGCAGGGCACGATGTACTTGTTCACCAGCTCCAGGGTCTGCCACCTCAGCTGTGCCCCCGGCGGCCCCTCGCCGTGGCCCTCCAGCAGCCCCACTCGCTCCCCCTCGGCCTTCCTCCTCTTGCAGGCTGCCACGGCGTCGCAGTGCCCATTCGCCAGCCTGCCTTCCCCGTTCTCCAGCCTCTTCCGCTTGAGCTGGGCACCTGCCTCCCCCTGCCAGCCGCCGGGCACCGGGCTGGGCGTCTCCCCACCGCCCAAGGCCTGCCGGGTAGAGGGGAGGGCGCCGAGCGGGTCAAGGGGGAGCAGGAGGTCGTCAGGCGGGCAGCAGTCTGGGTGGCACCTCCTCGAGCACCCGCTGCCGGGCACGGTGCCTACTGTAACCACTGGGGAGTCCTGGGGTGGAACCAACTGGATGGCAGCTGCTGTAGCAAACCGACTGCCAGGCAACACTGTAACCAACTGACTGCCAGGCGATACTGTAACCAACTGGGTGCCAGCAGATTTAACCAACTGGGTGCCAGGCGATACTGTAACCAATCGGGTGTCAGCAGATGTAACCAACTGGGTGCCAGGCGATACTGTAACCAATCTGGTGGCAGCAGAAGTATCCAACTGGGTGCCAGGCGATACTGTAGCCAGCTGGGTGGATACAATGTCTCTGCCCGCTTCGCTCCTCTTGCCACCTTCCGCCGGGCACAGGAGCTGGCAGGGCGGGCTGCAACCAGCCGCCGGCTCGCCTCCGAAGCCCTCCAGCCCCATGCGGACGCCCTGCGAGGCGGCCGATCCCCGGAGCCGGGGacgcggcggcggcggcggcggctgCGGGCGGCGAGCGGGGCGAGGGGCACCGGCGTGGGCAGCGAGCAGACCCGCGATCCTCAGGCACTCGGGCTGCGGCTCTGCCATCCCGGCTCACGTCCCCGGGCCATGACTCGCCACCATCCCGCTCGCCCCGAGACCGCGGCGGAGACGCATCCTCACTCCCCCAAACTTGGCCCGCCGCGCAGTATCATTTCCTGCCGAGACACACAAACGCGCTCACACGAAACACCGACGGGGCGAGACGGGGAGGCTCCTCCGCGAATTGCAAACGTCCGCGATCTCCCGGGCGTTGCATTTAATTGGTTGCATAGACTCCGAGTTGCATTGAGCGCCGGACCAGCCCGGGAACCCGCCACCTTTTCTCCATCAGCCCTTGTGTCAATTACACGTGCACACCCGCACCACGTGACCCGGTAAACACAGCGAGCCCCGGCACTTCCGCGGCGCCGCCGGCAGGGGGCGGCGGTGGGCGCGCTCTTAAAGGCGCAGGCACCCGGTGGGAGGGGGGCGACCTGCGGAGGTGCCCCCTCTGCACCCACCAGCATTGAACATTCAGCTCAAAGGTGCAAAGCATCGCCCACCATCGAGCCATGCTCTTCTCAGGTAGAAAgagagcctcaggacccccaccaGCAACCTCACGggcagttaccacccctcaaccatcaagctcttgagcaaaaggggataactagtCTCATCTACTGAGCGGTTCTCCACAACTAGtgacctcactttaaggattttttatcttgttattgctatttatttatatttaatgcTATTTATCTATAatagagccatctctatttcctgaggagactgaggtcctttaacatctgctggacgatgctgaggacgttctacgagtctgtggtggccagtgtgatcatgtttgctgctgtgtgctggggcagcagactgagggtggcagacaccaacagaatcaacaaactcattcgtaaggccagtgatgttgtggggatggaactggactctctgatggtggtgtctgaaaagaggatgctgtccaagttgcatgccatcttggacaatgtctcccatccactacataatggactggttgggcacaggagtacattcagccagagactcattccaccaagatgcagcacagagcgtcataggaagtcattcctgcctgtggccatcaaactttacaactcttcccttgaagggacagacaccctgagccaataggctggtcctggacttatttcctggcatttacatattactatttaactatttatggttctattactatttattatttatggtgcaactgtaacgaaaaccaatttcccccaggatcaataaagtatgactatgactatgatttgcatttgcacagtttgttgtcttctgcactctggttgatctttcattgatcctgttatatagatttgctgagtatgcccgcaggaaaaaagACCTTCAGGGTTAAAAAGGATCAAGTGCTTTCTTGGCGTGTCTGAcggataaactcttctcaggcttccagacGGGTACAAatattgattttaactgatgtttcaatgacaaactctgccatcttcatcaggggtgatgcctagtctggtggtatttacacCCCGTCGTCCAtcactcctgattggttagtgctcatccaatcaggtttccactgtcctaCCTTGTTTAcagtcaaattccagttcttactcagAGTAAAACATTGCCAATTGTGAACAAGGGGtcacctgattggatgaggactaaccaatcaggagggatggacaacaGGGGTACAAACACCACTGGGCTGGGCGTGCCCAGGCTTCATCCCTGATGAGGATCCCAGAAGAccaagagataggagcagatataggccattcagcccatcgggtcttgGCAAAGTTTCGTCATCGAAATACCGCTTAAAATCGATACCCGGTGGCTGGAAGCCCAAAAAGATTTTATTAAactcggggttgtatgtggtgacttaCGTGTACACTGAAAAtaatatttattttgaactttaaacttcaaAGCTGAGTCATTGCTGCAACACGGCAGATGTATCAGTTGTTTTGCACAGAACAAgattaaatgctggaggaactcagctggtccagtagcatctatggaaaagagtaaacagtcgatgttttgggctgaggcccaaattttcctgtgattaggttaggttaaTTGAGTTTgttggggttgctggggtgacGTGGCTCGAAGGACTGAAAGGGGCCTACCCCACACTGCATCGCCAAATACAATAAAATATCTACATTACGCCCTTCGAGGCTTTTATAAATTTCATTCGGATCAGCCCGCGTTCCCCCACGCTCACAAAACGATAGATGTAATTGTGTTTGTATTACGATAGGCCGGGATTAGCCGAGAGAATCGCTGTTTGGATTGCGGGAGCACCTTCATCGAACAGGAGAATCAGCAGCCTCAGTGAAGATCACATCCCAACAGTGAAAGAAAACTGCATGAAACACAAGAGGGTCTGCAGACTCCGGAATTGCTGAGTTACACGCACAAAAAGCtgggacgaactcagcaggtcaggcagcgtctatggaggagaataaagtgTTGATATCTTGGGGTTGAGATACTTCAAAgatcgagcaacacacacaaaatgctggaagaactcagctggccaggcagcatctgtggaaaagatcccACACtgcctcctccttcactaccattcaaggccccaaacagacctggtaggtgaggtgacacttcacctccgAGTCCGTTGGGGCCATCTactgtgcccggtgctcccggtgcggcctcctgtatatcggtgagtccCGACGcggattgggagaccgtttcgccgagcatctactctccgtccgccagagaaagcgggacctcccagtggccgtccatttcaattccacttccttttcccattctgacatgtctgtccatggcctcttctgctatcgtgatgaggccacactcaggatggaggagcaacacctcatattctgtctgggtagcctccagcctgatggcgtgaacattgacttctctaacttctggtaatgccctccCCCTTCATCATAccccatttctttctctctctctctctctctctctctctctctctctctctctctctctctctctctctctctatctatctatccatcacctccctctggtggtcctccccccttttctttcttccaaggctttctgtcctctcctatcagattcccccttctccagccctgtatctctttcaccgatcaacttcccagccctttacttcccctcttccccctccccctcccggtttcaccttttacttttcaccttgtgtttctccctcccctcccccccccccccactttccaacTAAGACCCCTCATCTCTTGTTCTTCGCCAGTCCTGctgcagggtctcggcccaaaacgtcgactgtactcctttgccgcagacgctgcctggcctgctgagttcctccagcactttgtgtgtgggtgtgtgtgtgtgtgtgtgcattgccGGGATTTCCAGCGTCCACAGATTCACTTTTACCTCAAAGTTGAAACTACATTTGTTGTCAAAGTACGTACGCAGTATCCAAACCTGGGAGGTTCGTCTTTCCCACAGGCGGCCACCAAACAAAGATACGCCATGGAACCCGTTTGGAGAAGAACgccaaacacccaatgcgcaaaAAAGagagaacaaatcacacaaatgggAAAAGACGAGCAAAAGACacacagaatatcaaacatcaaaccactaGAGTCCTTGAGTTCAGTGCCGTGTCATCCATCCATCGTCAGGAAGTGGGTAGAAGCCAGAATTAAGATAACCAGGctggaagtggctaatacaaggaggcaCATTGatatggtgattggaggaaagtacagggctGCGGGGGAGGGgtatattttacacagagagtgggggggaCGTGGAACACCCCACCAGGGGTGGAGGAAGAcagatacactagggacatttgagaaactcttgggcacatggatgagagaaacaggaagggctatgtgggagggaagggttggactgATTTTGGTGTaggctaaaaggtcagcacaacattgtgggctgaagggcctgtatattTATTTATGGGATACTGCGTCAAATAGGCccctccagcccttcgagccacaccgcccgGTAACCCCTGATGTAACCGGTAACCCCCGATTTAACTggtaacccctgatttaaccccaacctaatcacaggacaatttacaatgaccaactaacctaccaactgccACGTccgtggactgtgggaggaaaccagagcacacagaggaaacccacgcgctcacggggagaacgtacaaactcctgaaaaacccggggtcactggtactgtaaagcactgtgctgaccactacgctaccgtgctctAAGTTCTCTGCTCAGCAATGTGGCGTAATAGATGAATATTGTTCAGAACACCGGGGCAAATTCTTCTGTAACAAATAAGTTGAAGGAGCAATATTTGCTTCGTTTATAAATTCATTTTGAGtcaagtccagtttattgtcattgaactATATGTACACCGTCAAACGAGACGAtatttctccgaaccagggtgtaaagcacagtagtacacataacacactaaCACGCggtaacttaggaaagtaaggatgaaatctacaaatgataaacaaagtaaaatccataaattaaatattttcaggtacagaacagattaaccagtgacacttcgttTGTGATAcgacagggagttcagaagcctgatggcctgagggaccgttcttgtctttatgcatcggagtctcctgcctgatggtagaaagtcaaaagacgatgctggatggatgggtgggatccttgataatactaacggccctgcgtacgcagcgctcctgataaatgtccccgatggatggtagggagacccctacgaTCCTCTCGGCCATTCTCAccgtcctttgtagggacttccggtccaatgctcggctgctcccagaccagatggagatgcagctcgtcAGGACGCTCTCAGTGGTGACCCTGTACAATTCAGTGAAGATGGGGAAATTCCCACTTTCCTTAAGCTGGTCAGTGCAATAATGAAGAAAGCACAGTGGCGACTCCACCTCCCTGCACACTGTCAGACGTATTGGTGGGTAGGTGAGCAGAACCACACACAATACTCTGAATCTGGATTCACCAGCTGCTGCCAACTTCAGCCTAACATCCCACCTCCACTATTACAAAGACCAATAGGCCAAAACCACTCACTTCGATTCTGTCTACACCTGACatcattttctttctctctctctcataaagATCAATAATTTCTCGAAAGTGGCAGGAATCATGGATCTATTTGCCAATTTACTTTTCGTGCCGCTCGGACTTTTGACCTCAAGCCCCTGATACTTGGACTTAACCCGTTATCACTGAGGCAGGCACAGGTTTAGAAACGCCGCTGAGCTCTAAGCAGTACCGCGTGCTCTGTGTAATCCAATCAGTGAGATGGAACGTACAAGTTTCATATTTTaatcttcctctattccccacgctgacctttcacttctcacctgcctaccacttccccctgggtcccctcttccttccctttctctcctctcctttcagattccttcccctccagcccTTCGCCTTTCCCAACCACCCGGCTTCACCCGTCACCCTCCAGccggcctccttcccctcccaccaccttttttttatcttggcaccttcccccttccttctcagtcctgaagaagggtttcaaccagaaacatcgactgtttacccatttccatagatgctgcccgagttcctccagtgtgtgcttgtgtgtgtgagtgtgtgtgtgagtgtgggtgtgtgtatgtgtgtgagtgtgtgtctgtatgtgtaagagtgtgtgtgtgtctgtgtatgtgtgcatgagtgcatgagtgtgtgtgagtgtgtatgagagagagagagagagtgtgtgtgtgtgagtgtgtgtctgagagagtatgtgtgtgtatttgtatgtctgtgtgtgtgtgtgtgtgtgtgtgtgtatgtgtgtgagtgtgtgtgtgagtgtgggtgtgtgtatgtgtgtgagtgtgtgtctgtatgtgtaacagtgtgtgtgtgtgtctgtgtatgtgtgcatgagtgtgtgtgagtgtgtgtgtgtgtgtgagagagagtgtgtgtgtgagtgtgtgtctgagagagtgtgtgtgtgtgtgtgtgagagagagtgtgtgtgtgagtgtgtgcgtatgtgcttgtgtatgtctgtgtgtgagagagagtgtgtttgtgagtgtgtgcgtatgtgcttgtgtgtgtgtgtgtgagagagagagagagtgtgtgtctgagagagtgtgtgtgtgtgtgtgtgtgagagagagtgtgtgtgtgagtgtgtgtgtatgtgcttgtgtgtgtgtgtgtgtgtgtatgttgctgtggatttccagcatctgcagattttctcttgcttatcACTAATGGAAGTTTGTTCTGCGCAATTTGACTGCCACGCTATGACATAGAAAACAGCATTTACATTGTGGTGGTGCCTGTCACGTCCCCAGCTGTTGTCCATGTGAGAAGCAGGATTCCTGGAACAGAAGATTGGTGGATATGACAGGAATTACTAAGGAATATTCCCTGGGTCTTTTGGAAAGGAG is a window of Mobula birostris isolate sMobBir1 chromosome 10, sMobBir1.hap1, whole genome shotgun sequence DNA encoding:
- the egln2 gene encoding LOW QUALITY PROTEIN: prolyl hydroxylase EGLN2 (The sequence of the model RefSeq protein was modified relative to this genomic sequence to represent the inferred CDS: deleted 1 base in 1 codon); translated protein: MAEPQPECLRIAGLLAAHAGAPRPARRPQPPPPPPRPRLRGSAASQGVRMGLEGFGGEPAAGCSPPCQLLCPAEGGKRSEAGRDIVSTQLATVSPGTQLDTSAATRLVTVSPGTQLVTSADTRLVTVSPGTQLVKSAGTQLVTVSPGSQLVTVLPGSRFATAAAIQLVPPQDSPVVTVGTVPGSGCSRRCHPDCCPPDDLLLPLDPLGALPSTRQALGGGETPSPVPGGWQGEAGAQLKRKRLENGEGRLANGHCDAVAACKRRKAEGERVGLLEGHGEGPPGAQLRWQTLELVNKYIVPCMNSYGICVKDNFLGAVLGGKVLLEVLSLHRNGTLMDGRVVSPLSVPTRSIRGDKIAWVEGTEPDCTSIGELMARIDELIICSSGRLGNYGINGRTKAMVACYPGHGTGYVRHIDNPNGDGRCVTCIYYLNRDWDVSVHGGLLQIFPENRSEVANIEPLFDRLLIFWSDRRNPHEVKPAYATRYAITVWYFDGKERIEAKERFKRALAQKALKFD